TGCTTTTTTTGTCGAATGTTGAGGCTTAGATCCGGGTACTCAAGTCCTATGGATTTCTTGTCATCATTTGCCGATATATATAGAAACGGAAAAAGGCGAAATGATGGAGGATCGGATGCAAAATACTCATCTACGAACATATGTAAAGAAACATCCAGATAATAAAATGGCCTGGTATTTACTCGGTAAGGAATATTTGGGTGAAGGGCAGGAAGCCAAGGCGAACTATTGTTTTCAACAGGCGGGTGAAGTCTACGAGGCTTTCGAACGAAGCAAGGCACCGGCAGATATATGGGTGGATTATCAGGAGAAGCTGGTTGAGATGGCTGAGCAAAAGGAGAAAAAACATCGTGTTCGCAAGATGTGGCTTACCCTGCTTATGCTGCTTGTACTGGCAGGATTACCACCTGCAGACGCTCCTGGTTTCAATCGGGATGCAGCCGAGGCTTTGGCTTCAGCGTTGGAATCGACGGACGATTCCATGGATAGCGAATCAGGGAATAACCCGATGGAAGACTTGGCTCTTGTTGCAAAATCCAATGTGTTTACAGCTGGAGCATTCGGTGGAGGGGACCAGGGTGAGGCTGCACTTGCAGCTGCATGGTCAGGCTCTGGTGCGAAAGTACAGACATCGGCTGTGCTTGGAATGCAGGTCGCAGGTAACTGGACATTATGGAAGCGAAATATGGCGGTGAAATACATCGTTCAGACAAACAGCAGTGGCAAATTAACGGCACAGAGTTATGATGCCAAACAGTGTAACTGTGAACCGCCGGAAGTATCACCGGAGATCAAGCGTCTGGCACAAGCCTGGACAGCCAAACAGGAATCCGCTGCAGCTCTGTCGAGTGCAATGATTACATATAAAAAACAAAACGGTAGCTGGCCGAAAAGTGTGGCGCAACTTGCCCAGCCGTTTCCAAATAATATTCTGGGCGATACTGCACCTGGCATGACCCGGATGTTTTCGGCACTACTTGCCATGCATCAACAAGGGCAAATGGGAAAAGGGAAAAACACAGGTGAGGGAACACGTGAAGGTTCAGATTTGCCGCAAGGCAAAAACGCTGCATTTGTGGATACGTTAGGCGGAAAGCCTTTTTTACAGGATCGGCTTGAAATCATCGTGGACAAGAGCAGACATAAGCTTGCGCTGATTAGTGGCGACACCATTATTCGTAATTACGAGGTGGGGCTCGGAGGAGATCGCACTCCAGAGGGTTCGTTTGTCATTTCAGACAAGGTTGTAAATCCAAATGGTCGCTCTAATGGCGAATTTGGAAGTAGGGGCATGCAGCTATCGGAGACGAATTATGCCATCCATGGGACCAACGAGCCAAACAGTATCGGGCTGGATGAATCCCTTGGATGTGTGAGAATGAGTACTGAAGATGTGGAAGAGCTATTTGCTCTTGCTCCTCAGGGAACTCCGGTACGCATCGGGAAAGATCTGCTGCCAGAGACAGCTATGGTTCCAGAAGCGAAGGATCGCTACCGGTACACACTTGTTCCCAAGCAAAATAATCCGAATAAGACGTATCATTGGTTGAATTAAACGATAAACCAAGTGATTCAGACCGAAGAAAACGTAAAATCCATGCTGGATTGGTATGTAGATGCAGAAACAGTCGGTTGAAGCATTTACAGGTTGGCGATAATAATAAGCGCACCAATGATAATGATCAGTCCACCGACGCTGGCTGCGGTCCAGATAATGGCTTTCCGGTTGACCTCATCTTTCTTTTGCTGCAAAGTAGGTGGTTTGCGTTTGGGAGCCATGGGCTGTTCCTCCTTCATGGAATAAGGCTATATAGATGTAGCCATGCTCCCATTGTAAAGAATTCAACTCGCCATTTCCAGTAGGCGGGTGGATTTCTTGTGAGCATTTTGCATAATACGATTCCTTCTGTCTATGCTCAAACTACTTTCCTTTTGAAGAAGAAACGGATAGACTTGTGTATAGAGTGTTTTTTTACATATGAAAAAGACGGAAAGCAGTTTTTTCAGCGTACCGGACCAGAACGGAGTGAGTGATTTGTTATACAGAAGTCTTGCTAAACCCTTGTTGTTCAAAATGGACCCTGAGCAGGCCCATCATCTAATTATCGGCGGCCTCAGTGGAATGGGGAGTATTCGCCCGGTTCCTTCCGGTTTGCGTGTCATGTATGGCGTGCGTGAAACATCGGATCTGGCTGTGGATATGTTTGGATGTCATTTTCCTACACCTGTAGGACTTGCGGCTGGTTTGGACAAAAACGGACAGGCTGTAACGGGCTTTTCTTCCATCGGGTTTGGCTTCATGGAAGTGGGCACAGTCACACCGCTTGCACAGCCAGGTAACGACCAGCCACGGTTATTCCGCCTGCCTCCCGATGAGGCATTGGTGAACCGGATGGGATTCAATAACCTTGGAGCCGAAGCGATGGCGGGTGAATTGGCACGCCTCACGGAGCGCCGTATTCCAGTGGCCGTAAATATAGGTAAAAATAAGGCGACATCGAATGAAGAAGCACATTTGGATTATGCAAAATGCATTCGAGCGCTATACGATTATGCGGACCTGTTTGTGGTGAATATCAGTTCACCAAATACACCGGATTTGCGTAATCTGCAACATGGGAATGAACTGAAGGAATTGCTTGCCGCTGTGATGAATGAGATGGAGACGCAGCGCAAGAGAGCGGGCGGTTCCGTTAAAACGGTACTGGTCAAAATCGCACCTGATGTGAATGACCAGGAGCTTCAATATATGGTAAGTACCATTGCAGATAGTGGAGTTGCCGGTATCATCGCAACGAATACAACGATCAGCCGCGAGGGTCTGTCTCATCAGCATGCTAAAGAGACAGGTGGACTAAGTGGCAAGCCGCTGCGTGATCGTTCCACGGAAATCATTCGCCAAATCTATCGCCAGACAGAAGGCAAACTGCCAATCATCGGATCGGGGGGCATTTTCACAAGCGAAGATGCTTACGAAAAGATTAAAGCAGGGGCCAGCCTGGTGGAAATATATACGGCATTGATCTATGAAGGACCTGAAGTGAACCGGCGCATTCATGCCGGACTGCGTGAATTGC
This window of the Paenibacillus marchantiae genome carries:
- a CDS encoding L,D-transpeptidase — protein: MAWYLLGKEYLGEGQEAKANYCFQQAGEVYEAFERSKAPADIWVDYQEKLVEMAEQKEKKHRVRKMWLTLLMLLVLAGLPPADAPGFNRDAAEALASALESTDDSMDSESGNNPMEDLALVAKSNVFTAGAFGGGDQGEAALAAAWSGSGAKVQTSAVLGMQVAGNWTLWKRNMAVKYIVQTNSSGKLTAQSYDAKQCNCEPPEVSPEIKRLAQAWTAKQESAAALSSAMITYKKQNGSWPKSVAQLAQPFPNNILGDTAPGMTRMFSALLAMHQQGQMGKGKNTGEGTREGSDLPQGKNAAFVDTLGGKPFLQDRLEIIVDKSRHKLALISGDTIIRNYEVGLGGDRTPEGSFVISDKVVNPNGRSNGEFGSRGMQLSETNYAIHGTNEPNSIGLDESLGCVRMSTEDVEELFALAPQGTPVRIGKDLLPETAMVPEAKDRYRYTLVPKQNNPNKTYHWLN
- a CDS encoding quinone-dependent dihydroorotate dehydrogenase, coding for MLYRSLAKPLLFKMDPEQAHHLIIGGLSGMGSIRPVPSGLRVMYGVRETSDLAVDMFGCHFPTPVGLAAGLDKNGQAVTGFSSIGFGFMEVGTVTPLAQPGNDQPRLFRLPPDEALVNRMGFNNLGAEAMAGELARLTERRIPVAVNIGKNKATSNEEAHLDYAKCIRALYDYADLFVVNISSPNTPDLRNLQHGNELKELLAAVMNEMETQRKRAGGSVKTVLVKIAPDVNDQELQYMVSTIADSGVAGIIATNTTISREGLSHQHAKETGGLSGKPLRDRSTEIIRQIYRQTEGKLPIIGSGGIFTSEDAYEKIKAGASLVEIYTALIYEGPEVNRRIHAGLRELLRKDGYSHISEAVGAEHR